In Rhizorhabdus phycosphaerae, the genomic stretch GATCTCGGCGCCATCCCCATCCGGACCCTCATCGAGCGCAACCCGTCGCTCGATCCGGCGGCAATCGAGGAGGTCTTCCTCGGCTGCGCCAATCAGGCGGGCGAGGATAATCGCAACGTCGCGCGGATGAGCCTGTTGCTGGCGGGGCTTCCCGCGTCGGTACCGGGCGTGACGCTCAACCGGCTGTGCGCTTCGGGCCTCGAGGCGATCGGCTCCGCCGCCCGCGCGGTGCGCGCCGGGGAGATGGCGCTCGCTCTGGCCGGGGGCGTGGAGAGCATGAGCCGCGCGCCCTATGTGCTGGGCAAGGCGACGAGCGCCTTCGGCCGCACGCAGGAGATGTTCGACACCACGATCGGCTGGCGCTTCGTCAATCCCGCGATGGACCGGCTTTATGGCAGCGAATCGATGCCGCGCACGGGCGAGAATGTCGCGAAGCAGTTCGGCATATCGCGCGCCGACCAGGACGCCTTTGCCGTTCGCAGTCAGCAGCGCGCCGGACGCGCGCAGGCCGACGGAACATTCGATAGCGAGATCGTGCCGGTGGAGGTTCCCGGCCGCAAGCGCGGCGAGACCATGTGCTTCGCGCAGGACGAGCATGGCCGCCCAGACACTACGGTCGAACAACTGGGCCGACTTGCACCGCTGTTCGACGGCGGCAGTGTCACCGCCGGCAATGCCTCGGGGGTGAACGACGGCGCGGCCGCGCTGATCGTCGCGGACGAGGCGACAGCCCGCGCGCAAGGCCTTACCCCCCGCGCCCGCATCCTCGGCATGGCAAGCTCTGGCGTCGAGCCGCGCATCATGGGCATCGGCCCGGTCGATGCGGTCAGCAAGCTACTCGGGCGCCTGGGCCATGCGATCGGCGACTATGACGCGATCGAACTCAACGAGGCCTTTGCGAGCCAGGCGCTCGCCGTACTGCGCGCGCTCGGGCTTCCCGA encodes the following:
- the pcaF gene encoding 3-oxoadipyl-CoA thiolase, yielding MPEAFICDAIRTPIGRYGGSLSSVRTDDLGAIPIRTLIERNPSLDPAAIEEVFLGCANQAGEDNRNVARMSLLLAGLPASVPGVTLNRLCASGLEAIGSAARAVRAGEMALALAGGVESMSRAPYVLGKATSAFGRTQEMFDTTIGWRFVNPAMDRLYGSESMPRTGENVAKQFGISRADQDAFAVRSQQRAGRAQADGTFDSEIVPVEVPGRKRGETMCFAQDEHGRPDTTVEQLGRLAPLFDGGSVTAGNASGVNDGAAALIVADEATARAQGLTPRARILGMASSGVEPRIMGIGPVDAVSKLLGRLGHAIGDYDAIELNEAFASQALAVLRALGLPDDAPQVNANGGAIALGHPLGMSGARLVITLLNQLERSGGRRGLATLCVGVGQGLALAIERV